The Hevea brasiliensis isolate MT/VB/25A 57/8 chromosome 9, ASM3005281v1, whole genome shotgun sequence nucleotide sequence CAATTTATACTATTGCATTGGTCCTCTTTATAAAGACGATTGTAACCAACTGTTTTCCAACCTTTGCAGGGTAAAGTAAGCATTGCAGCAAAACCTGGTGTGAAATTGGAAATACCTGATGGAGCTGTAATGGAGAACAAGGTACAATGTACATTTATAAAATAAAGTTTGATTTGCCATGATACCCGTCTCCCTCCTAAAAATATCTGATGTACCAAAAGAAAAAAAGATTATTTGTTCTAATTTGGCtcgcccttttttttttttctctttttatgtCCAGGATATTAATGGCCCTGAAGACCTCTAAGGAAGCCGCTTAGCTTGTAGTGTGTTGGAGACTAGTAGCCTCTGAGGAGTCCTTTCTTCATCTTAGAATGCCCATGTATTTTGATAGTAAAGAATAAAAAAGTTGCGTTTGTTTGCAGTGTTTGAATTTGGAATGTCTAGTAACCGTGTACCTCTTTTTGTTCATACAAACAACCTTGATAAGGGGGTGTAAAACTACGTTCGAGTATAATTTGGAAACTTGAGCCCCAATCTCTGGCACAGTTATCCTTTAGTTTTCACAAAACGTGCCAAGACTGGCGAGAATGGTTATGATATTTGAATTTCTTGCTAGAATTCTTAATGAAAAATTATAACTGATCTTTGTTATGTACTCGTGTTGAAGTGGTTTCCAACTTAAGAATTTCTTAGGTAGTTAGAATTCTTATTACAAAATTGCAACTAAACTCTGTTTTGTACTCATGTCGAGGTCGATTCCAACCTTATTTTTCCAATAAAACATTGATGCCGAGAGAAGGACATGCGGGTGATAAAACTTTGCACGTATgtaaaactaaaatttaagagCTGAACACCTATAAGACGGGCTTCTCTTGTGCCTCTTCATGCCAACTCTGTGAAGCAATAGCAGAGTGAACGCTACACCATAGCATTCCGAGCTTTCCATTAAGACATACTGAATGCTTCAGCTTGGAGGTTCAAATACatcttttcattttcttcataATTTTATATTCTTTTATTCATAAATTTATTCTCTTGCCTTGTTTGGGAAGGGAGAAAAGCAGAAGTGGGAGAACACTTTGTATTGATTGGGGAAGCAGAGAAAAATGAGGGGAACGAAAAAGGTATTAACCCAAATTACTCTTATGCCCTTTGTCAAcgtatgagaaataatgttatggGAAGAAAAAATGTATACTTACTATTGTACTTAACAATGAAAAAAACTGAAAAGTgaagaaagaaaattatttttttacaaaacatttataaagaaatttttttgacgtgtttatttttttttattaattatcattAAGTATATTTTGTAAAAAGAAATCATATTTGTACCTTGCTCATTTTCTTAGGCTTAATTTATTTTACGAAAAAtatcatttataataattttattaaaatatgaaattgtttatgtatatatgatataaatatatatattaatttaaaattataattaaataacaaatagtatttttataaaaaaatattattttttaaaaaataatttttgggaaaaACATTTTCAGAACACAACCTTAGACTACATGAGTCAAATTTTCCACCCCAGTTGTTTTCATTCTCCTCTCTACCATTAAGGCCAAATTCTAAATCATAGTGAATCACTATATCAAGCAATTTCCACGGAAAAATTCTTCCCACGTTTGTAATACAAAGGCAACATTATGATTGCTGTAACTACAAAATTGCAAGTAAAGAAACACACAcacaaaaaaggagaaaaaaaaaaaaaagaatagatgaaagaGACCAAATAGCAATGGCAGAGTTGAACATGTTTACCCTAGCAAATAACTCTTCAACCTCAAGCAATGAAGATAGTTTTGAAATAACTGTATTTAGAAACAAAAATTTTAGCTAATTAATCCAAATTAGAGCAATTCAAAGCAGCTTTTATTTTCTGAACAGTGGAGCTGATAAGGGTATTAACAGTTGCTACTGATTCGATGTTCAGCTCcttggaggaggaggaggaggaggaggaagtaGGTGTAGAAACTAATATTTGAAAGGCCACTGTAAGCAGTGAACCACCTGATGATCTTCCAGGATTTGCACTAGTTGAAGCACCATTCCCTGTGTCTGGACGGCCATCTCCAGATATAACAAAACCAGATGGAAGAATAGGTATGATTGATGAATCTTCACCGCTAATTGCTATGTTCATGGTTGGAATGTCAATGGGAGCATATACTATAAATGATCCCAAAGGGTCTGTGCAGCTCTCTTGAAGCATCACCATGTTGTTCTCACTGGGTATAAAAGGCTGCATCATAGACAACCACTCAAATGAAACTTTAATTATTAGCTAAAAGCGAGGAGAAAATAAACTAGAGCTACGAATCAGGTATATATGATCACTGAAGCTAGTGATGGGATAGCCGTTTCAGCTCATTTTATGCATATATAAACAGGAGAGGAAAATATAGAGTTACCCGAATGATGGATATGCAGTTGCCTGGATGAGCACCACCGGAGATGTGTGCAATCTCATGCACTGGGTTTCCATTGGAGAGTATGTCCCACTGTTAAGACAATCACCAGATGTTAGGTAAATTTCTATGAATTTGGCTATCTTTTAAGTGTGAACAGAATAATAATGCATGAAGAATGTTACTATTAATAAACCTGAACTCGGGTTTTCTCATCTTTGAAGAAATTAAAAACATCCTGAGGAAGGAGAGGAAGCCAAAGAGAAGTAGCCGCACTGACAATCATGCCGCCGGGCTGGCCTGGTTCCATGCTTTTCCGAACAGAAACTCTAACCCCACTATTTTTCACTTCAGACAACTGAGGAAAATCCAGCTTACCTGACATACTTAACATCGAACAGAAATTCTTTACCATCCTGTGAGCGAGTTTCATTATGCTTTTTCTACCTTCGGATGAAGTCATCACTGAGCAATATATATGGATTAAGAGAAATCAAAGGGGCAAAGAGATGAAATTTAAGGATATAGGCTAGATTAATTACCTCCTCCAAGTTCCCAAGAAGGTGCAGTTTCTCCAAAGGAGAAAGCATACCTTTCACACATCCTCTGGAGGGTAAAAATCCATCTTTCAGCTCCGTATGCAGAATCACTAGAGATGAGATCTCTGTAGAGTCGATGAGTTTGAGTTTTGTCATCTACTTCCACATGTTCTACCCAAGTAACCTGTCAAATATTTTAATGGGACATTGGGATCAAATCAAAACTAATACACTATTAACTTCTATAAAATAAGCTCAGGAGATCATAATTTGTTTATCAATCAAATTGTACTTAACATCGTCACCCTGATCATAACATGCAAATGTGCGATGCAATTTTCAAGCTGCATATTTATAGGAACTTATTGAAATCCATATAAATGCCTTCCTTTACCTCAGGCATTTATGGTTGTGTAGCACAGACCATAAATGTTTTGTCTATCAGCTAAACAATAATGGGATATAATATAAATGAGGTGTCTGCATATACCCTTGGTTTTGGATCGATATCTAGGAAACAATTAAGAGACTTATCTTCATTTTTCCTCGTCAAAATGGCAATTCTTCTCAATTAGCTATGTCATTAATCAATTTGTGTCACGATATTATCAGAATTAGGTGTGAAGTTCATCCAGAATTGATCCCCATTTGGGTATGATTGCTTTAGCATATTAATAATTCTCAGTAGCAGCACTTTCTGAACTAATTGAACCTGTCCATTACAGAAAAGGAGTTGCTCACCTTGGAACATCCATTAGGCATGTCCTGGATCATGCATCCAGAAGGTAGCCTCCAAGAGCGGGACGAGAAGCAATTTTCTTTTAAGCAGTCATAGGATACATCTGCGATCACCCATGTGTCAGCCTCAATTTGCTGACATTGACGAAGGAAGCAGAATTCCCTCGATGGAACCAAGGGAGAAAGTATGTGCATCTGTTCATACATCTGCATTTGTCCACTTCGGTCAATATATTAACTGATGCCGTCACGAAATTTCAGGAAAATAAGAAACTTAATAGAACCACTCCACCGATACATACCAGCTGCAAGGAACCACTTCGGTTTCCTATCAATCCAGTTTCAAGTACTTGAATTATGCTTGCTCTAGTAACAATTGTTGGAAAAAGATCAACCCATTTATTCTGCAAAATCAAAAAGTTTGCTTCAACTTATATATTCCTTTCCAGCAATATTAACCTAATGTAATGCTATGTCAAGGAGAGGGAGAACCAAAAAGAGCACTGACCGTATCTAAAAACATTTCCACTAGGTTCATTCCATTCATTGTCACCATTCCTGAGTCCTTTGATGACTCAACGCGTGCATTTGAACCTTTGAAGTGATGAGCCCTAGGGAATACTTTGTCGTAGCTGTCACGATGAATGGTGTATCTTCCATCAGACTGAGATCTGATCCACAAAGGTTCATTGATTCTTAGAAGTCTTATCAACTCCTCCATGGCCCTAGCAGCAGTCTCAGTCATTAGTGTCTTCTCCATTTCTGGGATTCCTTCAAGTTGTTGGTAAGGCATGGGAATATGGTCAGAAATTCCTGGATTTAGTTCAAGATCAAGGGCAGGGCTTCCCATTCTTTGATTAGCGAGGCCTGTCATCGAAAAGTCTAATGAAGATCTGTGGATAGGAATTATTGAATCCATCTGAGAAATTGGTTTTCCTATGTACTTGGCAAGAAGGGCAGATACTTTTTCATGCTGCAAAATTTTCATGACAAGGCATCAGTACAACAAGATCCTTATAATCTTGAAACATGAGGACTAATTCAAGAAAAAGCTCAAAGAAATGGTGATATTTAGAAAGAGAATTGAGCTGTAACAATCCAAACTAGCCTCTTCTTTCAGTTGAGCATTTTCCAGCTGAAGTTTCTGCAAACTACGTTGACGTTCTTCTTCTCCAAAGGGAGGACCTCCACAAGATGGGCAAATCACATTCTTCAGTGCCTCTCTGATTGCAAGGTTTTCACATTGAATCCTTTCATTTTCAGCTCGAAGAACTGAATTATCTGCTTTCTCATTTTGAGTCTGAGAATAAATGGCAGATGAAAAGGTATCATTATTCAATTGTTATTGAGTAATTCCAAGAAATATTGCAAACTCGAGCTTTTGCTCATGAAGCCAATAACACACCTTTGTTTGGGTCCTTTTGTTTTGAAACCAGAACTTGATCTGTCTAGGCTCAAGGCCTAATTCCTTACTTAATTGGCGCCTCTGGTTGTCATCTGGATGTGGGCACTCCTTGAAAAATCTATCACATGGAAACAGAAATTTTCCATTATCATccatgaaaaaaaatttaaaaacatgATGAAGCTGTAATGTACATAcaaaatttcattcaaataaCAGAATTGTTAAAATTAACTAACTTTTAACAATTGAGGACCAATATTTTAGGTAAATCAAGAAGGCATTCAAGGCACGAAGGAGGCTTATCCTTATAAACAAGAAATGATTAATGCacttaaagaagaagaagaagcaaagtTTCGATCACCAAAACACCAGCGGAAAATGGCAAAGAAATAATGGGAAAAGCCTctgacacacacacacatatatacacacacaaaGTAATGCAAAGTATATCAGGAGAACTGATCATTGGCTTGCCATACTATCTAAGCCACTAGCTAGGGTTAGTTCAATTGGTACACCTGTAAATAACCATAGGTGAACGTTATGTATTAATATCCAAACCcttttgaaaatataaataaaaaaaactaagAAAGGATTAGAAGGGGGGAATTCCCCATTAAAATTGACATGACCCACAATCCTTGATAGCAaaagcaaaaataaaataaaattttttggaAGCAATATAAGAAGATCATGAACATGAAATGTATTTCAAATGCAGAAAAAGAATGGTATTACACGCTTCAAGCTGCTGTATTTGACGAGAAGTATGTCGATGGTACGCCTTCTTCCCCCTTCTATTGTTGGAAGGTTCTTGTTCATCGCCTGAAGCACCACCAGCAGCCATGGAAAAATCCATTTTCAGACTCCAATAGCACCTAAAAATCTCTTCTGGTAggcataaatatatgtatatgccAGGCTTATATAAATATGCTAGTAGTGAACACTTATGACAATATATGAGTTTATTAACATATATGGCCTCCGCGCCAATTCCAAAtaaggagagaaaatgaacacCAAATCAAACCCAATAAAGAGAGATATCTGAATCTGGGTTTTTCCAGTTTTGGCTGCAGACCTTGGATTCTTTTTGAGGTTTctgctgaaaaatatttttgctTTAGGCATTATCCTATCGACTGCAACACACGTAACACCTAAAACACAGTGCAACTCAGCGAAAATCCTGCTCACTGAGATATGCTTTGCATGAAAAACCACCAAATATGGGAAAAGATTATAATGGCTTTACTTTTACATATATATCTCTTTCGTACTTATACTTCTCTCTCTTTGCATCTGCTCATCAGatgataaatatataatatactaGTCTTGTTTTGTTTGATGAAATTGACAGATGGATTTGGAGAAGAAGTGCACTTGGTTCACTGGGGTTTtggaattttttgtttttttttcactTGCTGGGATAGGCATCAACAGAAAGAGTGGCTTCCCTTATTTTAGAATTTCCAATCCCCTTTCCATTTTTAATCTTCCTCTACCTAAATCAtgcatggatttttttttttctaaaatcggTTTATCATAAACTCACAAAATATATGATAAGACTTACCTATTAAATACGTAAGTTACACGTGTCATGAtggataaaatttaaataaaaatttatatcatAAACTCACAAAATATATGATGAGACtcacctatttaaataaaaatttgtgtATCgtgtatttttatttataatagatAGAATTTAAATAAGAATTTCATAAGAATTTTCCATGATACTAATAGTCTCCACATCTGATtgtccttgaatttcaaaaattagatTATTGAATTCTCATAACAAAGTTAAAAAAGTAAAACTGAAATAAATTTacgaaaataaataaattttcaacaattaatTGGATAGAGAGATTATTCAGTATTTTTAAGCACATGTACATATTTTCCTTCTCTTACATGCACTtactctttttttaaaaaaaataattaaaaatttgtaaatatgaagtataatatttttttaaagcactgataatttattataatttctcAATTTAAAGGATGTTTATAGAGTAGTACTAATTAAATGCCATCATTCTAGGCAAATCATGAATCATTACAATTTGCATTATAATTACGTAATTGCAATTATATATTTTGTACTGAAATTATTTCATATTAATAATTGCTAACAGTTATTAATCTTAATTACTGAATTAATAAAGTTCtaagttaaaaataaatgatcaGTCAAATTAAAGTGATTGACTGCTTTTTTtttccaaattaattaaaattggcATTTCTCAATTCATATAGTTAAAATCTCACTCATATAATATTTCACTTTTttaatactaaaaaaataaattaagtttttattatttagacagTAACTCTTTAtttggaaattaaaattttataataatttaatttaataataattctattaCAAGGGATTATTCAGCTTTGAAATATATGCTCTCTCTTACATAATGTATATGTCCTATCTTTCTTTAAATAAagagtaattaactttttatatttataaggagaattataaaaaaaaaataataagagaaaaagaaaaaatgtaATATTCAAGTCACCTCTAAGTGTCCACTAAGGAATGGAggggaaaaaaataattaaaggagaaaagaaaatgacaATGACAAGATATATATTTGTATTTCTTGGACCTTAtttaattaagatttttttttttcctttttaatgggTTAGGTGAAGGATGGAATATATCATCATCATTTGACaaaaacaacaaaaaaaaaaatggtaccTAGAACTATTGCCCATCATTTTAGACTATATTACTTtgaccattttttatttttaattttatttggatTGATATTATTTGTGAATTATTAGTTCTATGTTTTATGATGATATTATAGTTTAAGCTCTTTgattatccaaaaaaaaaaagtttaagttctttagagattatatatatatatatatatatatatatatatatatatatatatatatcatgtcaactaattatttgcatagtaattttattataaaagtataaattttatatattattaactaaaattttaaaaaatatatgatcAAATTTTGCtaacattttataatttattttaaaatgacttttttttgaagttttttttttcaaattattacAAAACAAAAGCACTTGATTTGTATAAAGATAATGAATTATCAAATTACTAAtttaatgttttaaataccttaaAAAATTAAAGAGGAATGTTAACTATAgccatttaaaaaaatttaataattatttataaataaaaattaat carries:
- the LOC110637625 gene encoding homeobox-leucine zipper protein ROC8, encoding MDFSMAAGGASGDEQEPSNNRRGKKAYHRHTSRQIQQLEAFFKECPHPDDNQRRQLSKELGLEPRQIKFWFQNKRTQTKTQNEKADNSVLRAENERIQCENLAIREALKNVICPSCGGPPFGEEERQRSLQKLQLENAQLKEEHEKVSALLAKYIGKPISQMDSIIPIHRSSLDFSMTGLANQRMGSPALDLELNPGISDHIPMPYQQLEGIPEMEKTLMTETAARAMEELIRLLRINEPLWIRSQSDGRYTIHRDSYDKVFPRAHHFKGSNARVESSKDSGMVTMNGMNLVEMFLDTNKWVDLFPTIVTRASIIQVLETGLIGNRSGSLQLMYEQMHILSPLVPSREFCFLRQCQQIEADTWVIADVSYDCLKENCFSSRSWRLPSGCMIQDMPNGCSKVTWVEHVEVDDKTQTHRLYRDLISSDSAYGAERWIFTLQRMCERYAFSFGETAPSWELGGVMTSSEGRKSIMKLAHRMVKNFCSMLSMSGKLDFPQLSEVKNSGVRVSVRKSMEPGQPGGMIVSAATSLWLPLLPQDVFNFFKDEKTRVQWDILSNGNPVHEIAHISGGAHPGNCISIIRPFIPSENNMVMLQESCTDPLGSFIVYAPIDIPTMNIAISGEDSSIIPILPSGFVISGDGRPDTGNGASTSANPGRSSGGSLLTVAFQILVSTPTSSSSSSSSKELNIESVATVNTLISSTVQKIKAALNCSNLD